Proteins found in one Drosophila busckii strain San Diego stock center, stock number 13000-0081.31 chromosome 2R, ASM1175060v1, whole genome shotgun sequence genomic segment:
- the LOC108603324 gene encoding ubiquitin carboxyl-terminal hydrolase puf isoform X1 codes for MCEVCADFQNLLEIYEVRVASSDLKFQLMLKSEIEITFNYIQSWPQRQCMCLYRDNKNYDRFNLVVQSLICLTVQHLKHIDTLIENYTRLTANAAHGVAQANRNPELDKHKSHEKDDSGNGKEKTSETSLNESKSLSPPSPSTSWPGDDNKVNHFRACGNEEKRASVDALVELKKQPPRSPPSTCISSTKCASLYTEEPWILPEVEKLLVLLSKVFLLNFPLYIAHKHGMHSRLDDLQAEEAHHLALICDLHDNDLPIYLLRNVSLFCNSGGFGAMSLCFDHPDLPVSTAHSMTATVSNVKLWLNYHCNSQLFVPLRSRILQYMCKLSDQNLRSAATRAMADFVWSSMRDPLDVAVNFDTEGLALAFKYFTSTTLTMRLAGMAQINAHINLFNEICTTETVNEVELFGQRIANWLTENHIVQHLFGPNLHVEIVKQAHVLLNFLAVENQISEEDIKLIWQATQLKHCSKTIFDILPALVKNLAPRPAMHLYSLLCRMEPKDHTEQSIYIASALTKLIWTRDCSRSQMNLMQDHILGSNATASSSDSGSIEGSNTEDDQAAADDSSIASGGHKSPIDGVTPCKQARHRRHICDPTTEVTKQLSNEDLAKLDIKSHRIVNIIDNTSSEEELQSRAELELQLHRKKTNNKRRRQKASCSSSKQHQRLLLPHELVEIWDGAEDVPSSDDVDADADGELPADSDECSDGVASSHQLVPAAVLKHLHGEGPYIRAIAETNISELLSGAENDNSYSSPMSNKSEKNLADFDDEDVSPCEEELAQLVSGRVSTPNCRDVAPAFAAAAAALIAAQSAMAMQKSGETNVAVAAAAVAAAAVATGNAQQSLAAMRQQANAAVIAATAVNLKSDTNAQVALLDGCSKLQQQQLSPKFGTIATSNFLPPSFKLSDVCQPGNTLLWDLLQDDKICQLGESLALEAEKALATLLCFSMDRQLRTKFVEGCLQNVANNRSVIVSLRLLPKLFASFQQFRPSDTHSMTLWAERNHKMMQCFFNNIRHYAKRHAELLINQNGVQQQHQLCLQLYSHKTQVSVRLQFLSSIFSSVGSPKSFRLTLDQLDALWDWLAHDPECSDCYFSWLQAQTKGGDQHALGIEALQHLYLKKLPELQPEEFSMVALGLFQQLCSFARIAVAEYEKHSETITACSSAVGMYHLWKIALRAQSNEVSLAAIQYINMYYMGQQLRLEKEFVSQCMDNLVQAAAALESIEDENALMRVQRGLLLLNTHLDTFRRRYAYHLRRWAIEGKGIGSHSNLKNEGTGPPIRIVLQQAGLSEKSLLHMHACDLIADLKAEVSKWWESLHLNAPVLGLLLSDGPLRIITQGQELTSDYDERTLGDAGFKDNQIVYVSLGGRSARRKEPNLEHPSMLPPPPKECLPTVLLLQPKYFEKLFCLMQSLGDMKPQTSTLSLQHHTKSQLLSRRVWDILAMLPTNPDILDAFKNLLDDLRDLQQLDSAGNEQHLFNKRKQVKQKFNELLDPSNLQKFMYSLHIVESLALSVLRHSSNPCSNINFIDDQNRTKKNASSSRRNSNDIATDKHCSNSSSDCSKEISENDMDVALMSTPRSGSDVDVSDLVNISDKENHPKQPSKRQKKNECHEQDRPPEGELHINTTTLAEIPVRNSLLCESTMWTEAFIKCGGLQHLYEIFSKGQLQQSANPKELALNEWRHDCLASLLRIIWLLGFEELQTQDVHVLMSRPHAFMLQLMEPSQCIHRLFSILSDEVHQQSQSTTATSLVYLYQFHNVRTGFWGRAQLVQFTMNILVSFVHASPDARSLLWSQPEQCAWLQKFILQDPEPAVRREICAGLYRICLGNTHSYRQLLAPLLHKLIALLPRAEQMSSSTQHTQFLLSEEGKEPYGPACRDYFWLLARLVDTLTPEMVAEECIDIEKLCESISASILDREYYELRHGYQDDGLVGLLNLMSNLIKYDTTYKYTPKALCFIEQVIGFLFEMPSPTNRQKPKCKSATSRAAAYDLLVELCRACATNYDYLHARLLSQHKSGPKQPYPWDYWPRDEGRAECGYVGLTNLGATCYMASCIQHLYMMPQARAAILRVPPAGAQKHAHTLLELQRMFAYLLESERKAYNPRSFCRVYQMDHQPLNTGEQKDMAEFFIDLVSKLEEMTPDLKHLVKRLFCGTLSNNVVSLDCGHVSRTAEEFYTVRCQVADMRNLQESLDEVTVKDTLEGDNMYTCSQCGKKVRAEKRACFKKLPQILCFNTMRYTFNMVTMLKEKVNTHFSFPLRLNMCHYVEKTLMPQQYKEEREKRKRQCQNHKESDEASGNDTAEASLDADIEECYEYELVGVTVHTGTADGGHYYSFIKERTKNTFHPHERWFLFNDAEVKPFDPSQIAAECFGGEMTSKTYDSVTEKYLDFSFEKTNSAYMLFYERRLPEHLQRRHSELLATPSPSPTNEEKSDAEPPQLQTEIESKINNGNNALSRKTQKSISEKSDAFKTPEIRINIQQSQDRIENKCWPKIAEALRTANCDYSLPNKNINNNELQTSATKSDSIESATKPIAKINLRPLLNKELEDWIWQDNRQFLQDRNIFEHTYFNFMWQICGHIPQTLISKTDVTCMATKLSVSFFIETFIHAKEKPTMVPWVELLTKQFNASEEACEWFLSHMSVEPYWPVHVLIQCPNQMVRQMFQRLVVHVIQRLRASHVDQYLGVETDEDNKELIGNASCVTRYISSLISLLEHGARSHLRHLSEYFSLLCEFSRMGDEEAMFLLRIGVLKSLVDFYLGHKSSDSIDISSDNEDNSSDEALSVDKIRPASLDKMIALCASLVERSRGADFRLRLSPKDFNAIAGGKGFPFLYQQIKDGINSHQTKHLIHALCRWDERLATQIISMLFGSVTRHTELCAPFFKLLTLLIETQSGPVGLPCFTQLVLPRMWDAAEYCPQSVLDWLSVQATKNKIAHTWILQSADQWLEQFMIAHDNTRVRNAAASLLVALVPSQAFRANFRAHSQHKLLTVQPHTYREINSEAQIVLHQVITLLLRLLRPARAYADIGTHGTTKLTAYFNLLSYCMVSKTEKQMIGSFMRSLWELFHPRLSEPSVPAHHNKHALLTFWYHSLVDCPENATLVANCPEITRNIAFNYILADHDDAEIVTYNRSMLPAYYGLLRLCCEQSRPLTRQLAQHQNLQWAFKNITPHPTQYSAAVDELFKLMTLFATRHPDASEQEKQDVIAFRRSVIVSYTSSLDARVSWATLISALKILVDNDDDRMLVVFNGGIEMSFEALHTLHSMHHEATACHVAGDLLDLLGEMVLLLATLRTRTDNPVQKKQQHHLEQQLQIQQQQLLHKQQDTQSTQTPQTPLQKEKQLQHQMQQHLQLQQMQLQQQHFLRQQHQHSALSKVLPDAIKRLATLLNTYNSPEIIRMALEVLKELVRNTSLEAISILAPILINCHLSVANAPNAIGPLGPYFPRRSAKQTAWVMGAKNSPRPPRPIVQMCIALSDLTPRGIDAEYDAQVDAFYRPYHDFIDVMLRMCINTGTLSDTLVKLHCLVAIESTPLHFNYFPKFWVGINNNTLTHNYSEMLVKNPLLVEYLHNVLRDERCMLKDAFVREFLEIYYHKVASQLPVARMIYTINYGMHSKDDIDELCGDLFAIRIIAQATGVPPSVRKELRGSLRALLNKSERFKKEAEKDQLTNKKQKRESCKENEEILSQCTQPHLEITESISKEAVTAELSKVDMSVEAVEGKFATLSKDETVPENMETAEGEKLKASLSSSDNDTELEDENEPTPKRNKKTAEDRLNEERMKRFSILQTMESYIHSIFNIIKREAIALSTSHKKEFNEDSDAATSVAGATKSRSKIDDMQVEVEPGVNREDMSVDCEIGTDGSLMSHVFNKAKQNGQGQKIDQIKSIEQNILGHINNSSMPTNVDSAVVDVASSSEPASSTQI; via the exons ATGTGCGAGGTTTGTGCCGATTTTCAAAATCTATTGGAGATCT ATGAAGTGCGTGTTGCTAGTTCAGACCTTAAGTTTCAACTGATGCTAAAGAGTGAAATTGAGATAACATTCAACTACATTCAATCATGGCCTCAGCGGcagtgtatgtgtttgtaccgggacaataaaaattatgatcGTTTTAACCTTGTAGTGCAATCGCTCATTTGTCTCACAGTTCAGCATTTAAAGCATATTGATACTTTAATTGAGAATTATACTCGCCTAACGGCCAATGCAGCACACGGTGTTGCCCAAGCAAACCGCAATCCAGAGCTCGACAAACATAAAAGTCACGAGAAGGACGACTCTGGAAATGGCAAGGAAAAAACTAGCGAAACGAGCTTAAATGAGTCGAAATCGTTGTCACCGCCATCGCCTTCAACATCCTGGCCTGGTGATGATAATAAAGTAAATCATTTTAGAGCTTGTGGAAATGAGGAAAAGCGAGCTTCTGTCGACGCTCTTGTGGAACTTAAAAAACAGCCGCCAAGATCACCTCCCTCAACGTGCATCAGCAGTACCAAATGCGCATCACTATACACAGAGGAACCTTGGATACTACCAGAAGTGGAAAAACTATTGGTTCTCCTCTCGAAAGTGTTTCTGCTCAATTTTCCCCTATATATTGCCCATAAACATGGCATGCATTCCCGCCTTGATGACTTGCAAGCTGAGGAGGCCCACCATCTGGCACTTATCTGTGATCTGCATGACAACGATCTTCCCATTTACTTATTGCGCAACGTAAGCCTGTTTTGCAATTCGGGTGGATTTGGTGCCATGTCGCTATGCTTCGATCATCCAGACCTACCGGTCTCGACAGCACACTCAATGACTGCCACAGTATCCAATGTTAAGCTTTGGCTGAATTATCACTGCAACTCACAGCTCTTTGTACCACTTCGCAGCCGCATATTGCAATACATGTGCAAGCTTTCTGATCAAAACCTTCGCTCAGCAGCCACGCGAGCCATGGCTGACTTTGTGTGGTCCTCAATGCGGGATCCACTTGATGTTGCCGTCAATTTTGACACAGAAGGCCTGGCCCTAGCCTTTAAGTATTTCACGTCGACGACACTGACCATGCGACTTGCAG gcatGGCTCAGATAAATGCTCATATAAATCTATTCAATGAAATTTGCACAACCGAAACCGTGAATGAGGTAGAATTGTTTGGACAACGTATTGCAAATTGGCTGACTGAGAATCACAttgtgcagcatttgtttGGTCCAAATCTGCATGTTGAAATTGTCAAGCAAGCTCATGTGCTACTCAACTTTCTTGCGGTGGAAAATCAAATATCCGAAGAAGACATCAAGCTTATTTGGCAGGCAACACAATTAAAGCACTGttcaaaaacaatatttgatattttgccGGCTTTGGTAAAGAATCTTGCTCCCAGACCCGCAATGCATTTGTATTCGCTTCTCTGTCGCATGGAACCGAAAGATCATACTGAACAGAGTATTTATATTGCCTCCGCTCTAACTAAGTTAATTTGGACGCGAGACTGTTCGCGTTCTCAAATGAATTTGATGCAGGACCATATTCTTGGCTCAAATGCAACTGCTTCTAGTTCTGACAGCGGTAGCATTGAAGGCAGCAACACCGAAGATGAtcaggctgctgctgacgaTAGCAGTATTGCTAGTGGTGGCCATAAAAGTCCAATTGATGGCGTTACACCTTGTAAACAGGCGCGACACAGGCGTCATATTTGTGATCCCACTACTGAGGTAACAAAGCAACTGAGCAATGAGGACCTTGCCAAGCTGGACATTAA ATCACATCGCATTGTCAATATAATCGACAACACTAGCAGCGAGGAAGAGTTGCAGTCTCGTGCCGAATTGGAGCTTCAGTTGCATCGTAAGAAGACCAATAACAAGCGTCGTCGTCAAAAAGCCAGCTGCAGTAGCAGCAAGCAACATCAGCGACTCCTTTTGCCCCACGAGCTTGTTGAAATTTGGGACGGTGCAGAGGACGTCCCCAGCAGCGATGACGTCGACGCGGATGCCGATGGAGAACTGCCAGCAGATAGTGATGAATGCAGTGATGGTGTCGCTTCGAGTCATCAACTTGTCCCTGCCGCGGTTCTTAAGCATTTGCATGGTGAAGGTCCTTACATTCGCGCCATAGCCGAGACAAACATTAGTGAACTGTTGAGCGGCGCTGAAAATGACAACAGCTATTCCTCACCAATGAGCAATAAGTCGGAAAAAAATCTTGCCGATTTCGACGACGAAGATGTTTCTCCATGTGAGGAGGAGTTGGCGCAATTGGTCAGCGGACGCGTAAGTACACCCAATTGCAGAGATGTAGCCCCGGcttttgccgctgccgctgctgcactTATTGCCGCACAATCAGCCATGGCCATGCAAAAGTCAGGtgaaacaaatgttgcagttgctgcagctgcagttgctgccgctgctgtcgcAACTGGTAACGCCCAGCAGTCATTGGCGGCTATGCGCCAGCAGGCGAATGCAGCTGttattgctgcaactgcagtcAATTTGAAATCTGACACTAACGCACAAGTTGCTCTATTGGACGGTTGCAgcaaactgcaacagcaacagctatcACCCAAATTTGGTACCATAGCAACAAGCAACTTCCTCCCGCCCTCTTTCAAGCTAAGCGACGTTTGTCAGCCGGGAAATACTTTACTATGGGATCTACTGCAAGACGACAAAATC TGTCAACTTGGTGAATCATTAGCACTGGAAGCTGAAAAGGCATTAGCAACACTGCTATGCTTTAGTATGGACCGCCAGCTACGCACAAAGTTTGTTGAGGGCTGTTTGCAGAATGTGGCCAATAATCGAAGTGTAATTGTTAGCTTAAGACTGTTACCGAAGCTATTTGCGTCGTTTCAACAATTTCGGCCTTCGGATACGCACTCGATGACATTGTGGGCGGAACGTAATCATAAAATGATgcaatgtttttttaataacatacGACACTATGCAAAGCGGCATGCGGAACtgcttataaatcaaaatggggtgcaacaacagcaccaaCTGTGCTTGCAGTTATATTCGCACAAAACCCAAGTTTCAGTTAGATTACAGTTCCTTTCATCCATTTTCTCGTCCGTCGGATCCCCCAAAAGCTTTCGATTGACATTGGATCAGCTAGATGCCCTCTGGGATTGGCTGGCACATGATCCCGAATGCTCGGATTGCTATTTCTCGTGGCTGCAGGCACAAACAAAGGGCGGTGACCAGCATGCCCTAGGCATTGAAGCTCTTcaacatttgtatttaaaaaaactgCCTGAACTGCAACCAGAGGAGTTCTCCATGGTAGCTTTGGGCTTGTTCCAACAGCTATGCAGTTTTGCACGCATCGCAGTGGCCGAATATGAAAAGCATAGCGAAACAATAACTGCGTGCTCCAGTGCCGTAGGAATGTACCACCTATGGAAGATTGCATTGCGCGCTCAAAGCAATGAGGTATCCCTGGCTGCAATCCAGTATATCAACATGTACTACATGGGTCAACAGCTCCGATTGGAAAAGGAATTTGTTTCCCAGTGTATGGATAACCTAGTACaggctgcagcagcacttgaaag cattgAGGACGAAAATGCTCTGATGCGTGTGCAGCGTGGgttacttttattaaatacacacTTAGACACGTTTAGGCGTCGATATGCTTACCATCTTCGGCGCTGGGCGATCGAGGGCAAAGGCATTGGGTCTCATAGTAATCTAAAAAATGAGGGAACAGGTCCTCCCATTCGGATTGTCCTCCAGCAAGCTGGTCTTTCCGAGAAAAGTCTGTTACATATGCACGCCTGCGATTTGATTGCTGATCTGAAGGCTGAGGTATCCAAATGGTGGGAAAGCTTGCATCTCAATGCACCTGTGCTTGGACTCTTGTTAAGCGATGGACCGTTGCGAATCATAACACAGGGACAAGAGCTCACATCGGATTACGATGAACGAACACTAGGTGATGCTGGCTTTAAGGATAACCAAATTGTGTACGTTTCGTTGGGTGGCCGAAGTGCGCGACGTAAGGAGCCAAATTTGGAGCATCCATCTAtgttgccaccgccgccgAAGGAATGCTTGCCTACGGTGCTGCTCCTGCAGCCAAAGTACTTTGAAAAACTATTCTGTTTGATGCAAAGCCTGGGTGACATGAAGCCGCAAACGTCAACGCTCAGTCTGCAGCATCACACCAAGTCACAGCTATTATCACGTCGTGTTTGGGACATACTGGCCATGTTGCCAACCAATCCGGATATTCTGGATGCCTTCAAGAATCTGTTGGATGATTTAAGAGACCTGCAGCAACTAGATTCCGCTGGGAATGAACAACATCTGTTCAATAAACGTAAACAGGtgaagcaaaagtttaatgaGCTTCTCGATCCCAGTAACCTGCAGAAATTCATGTACTCCCTACACATTGTAGAGAGTTTAGCGCTATCTGTATTACGCCATTCAAGCAATCCTTGTTCTAATATCAACTTTATAGATGACCAGAATCGTACGAAAAAGAACGCAAGCAGTAGTAGACGAAACAGCAATGATATCGCAACCGATAAGCATTgtagcaacagtagcagcgACTGTAGCAAAGAGATTTCAGAAAATGATATGGATGTCGCGTTAATGTCCACCCCGCGCTCTGGCAGCGATGTAGACGTCAGTGATCTGGTAAACATCAGTGATAAAGAAAACCATccaaagcagccaagcaaacgACAAAAGAAGAACGAGTGTCACGAGCAAGACCGACCGCCAGAGGGTGAATTACATATTAACACGACCACGTTGGCAGAAATTCCAGTACGAAATAGCCTTCTATGCGAGAGTACCATGTGGACTGAGGCGTTTATTAAATGTGGGGGATTGCAACATCTATACGAAATTTTCAGCAAAGGTCAGCTTCAGCAGAGTGCTAATCCCAAAGAATTAGCCCTGAATGAGTGGAGGCACGACTGCTTGGCAAGTTTACTACGAATTATATGGCTGCTTGGATTTGAAGAGTTGCAGACACAGGATGTCCATGTCTTAATGTCTAGACCGCATGCATTTATGCTGCAGTTAATGGAGCCGTCACAATGCATACACCGCTTGTTCAGCATTCTCAGCGATGAGGTGCATCAGCAAAGTCAATCAACCACTGCTACATCGCTGGTCTATCTCTATCAATTCCATAATGTGCGTACTGGTTTCTGGGGCCGCGCTCAGCTTGTGCAATTCACCATGAATATTTTAGTAAGCTTTGTGCATGCCTCGCCAGATGCACGCTCTTTGCTTTGGTCACAGCCGGAGCAATGTGCTTGGCTCCAAAAGTTCATACTTCAAGATCCTGAGCCAGCGGTGCGTCGCGAAATATGCGCTGGTCTCTATCGTATCTGTTTGGGCAATACGCATAGCTATCGACAGCTCTTGGCTCCGTTATTACACAAGCTAATTGCATTACTGCCTCGAGCAGAGCAGATGAGCTCTTCTACTCAACACACGCAGTTTCTGCTCTCAGAGGAAGGCAAGGAACCGTATGGGCCTGCCTGTCGAGATTACTTCTGGTTGCTGGCGCGCCTCGTGGACACATTAACACCGGAAATGGTGGCTGAAGAATGTATTGATATTGAAAAGCTGTGCGAAAGCATTTCAGCGAGCATTCTTGATCGAGAGTACTATGAACTGCGGCATGGTTATCAAGACGATGGCTTGGTGGGCTTGCTAAATCTTATGTCCAATCTTATCAAGTACGACACTACATATAAGTATACACCAAAGGCGTTGTGCTTCATCGAGCAGGTAATAGGTTTTCTCTTCGAGATGCCCTCGCCAACGAACCGACAGAAACCAAAATGCAAATCGGCCACGTCCCGAGCGGCTGCCTACGATCTGCTTGTTGAGCTTTGTCGCGCTTGCGCCACAAACTATGACTACCTACACGCCCGATTGCTCTCTCAGCACAAATCGGGTCCAAAGCAGCCCTATCCGTGGGACTACTGGCCACGTGACGAAGGCAGGGCCGAGTGCGGCTATGTGGGACTCACCAATCTTGGCGCCACCTGTTATATGGCTTCCTGCATACAACATCTTTATATGATGCCACAGGCTCGTGCTGCAATTTTGCGAGTACCGCCTGCTGGCGCCCAAAAGCACGCCCACACGCTACTCGAGTTGCAGCGTATGTTTGCTTATCTGCTTGAATCGGAGCGCAAAGCGTACAATCCGCGCAGTTTTTGTCGTGTTTATCAAATGGATCACCAGCCACTTAATACAGGAGAGCAGAAAGACATGGCCGAGTTTTTTATTGACTTGGTATCCAAATTGGAGGAGATGACCCCTGATTTGAAACATTTGGTAAAGCGTTTGTTTTGTGGTACTTTAAGCAATAATGTTGTGTCGCTAGACTGCGGACACGTCTCACGCACTGCCGAAGAGTTTTATACGGTACGGTGCCAGGTAGCCGATATGCGTAATCTGCAAGAGTCGCTTGACGAGGTGACCGTTAAGGATACACTAGAAGGCGACAATATGTACACGTGCTCTCAGTGTGGAAAGAAGGTACGTGCCGAAAAACGTGCTTGCTTCAAGAAGCTGCCTCAGATCTTGTGTTTTAATACTATGCGCTATACCTTTAATATGGTTACCATGCTCAAGGAAAAAGTTAATACACACTTCTCATTTCCATTGCGGCTTAATATGTGCCACTATGTGGAAAAGACTCTGATGCCGCAACAGTACAAAGAGGAACGAGAAAAGCGAAAGCGTCAGTGTCAAAATCACAAAGAAAGCGACGAGGCTTCTGGGAATGATACGGCCGAGGCTTCACTAGATGCCGATATCGAGGAGTGCTATGA ATATGAATTGGTCGGTGTAACAGTGCACACAGGAACAGCAGATGGTGGTCATTATTATAGCTTCATCAAGGAGCGGACAAAAAACACCTTTCATCCGCATGAGCGCTGGTTTCTTTTTAATGATGCGGAAGTAAAACCTTTTGATCCCTCCCAGATAGCTGCAGAGTGTTTCGGCGGAGAGATGACT AGTAAAACGTACGACTCAGTGacagaaaaatatttagactTTAGTTTTGAGAAAACAAATTCCGCCTACATGCTGTTTTACGAGCGCCGCTTACCAGAACATCTTCAACGAAGACACTCAGAATTGTTAGCAACACCCTCACCAAGTCCCACCAATGAGGAAAAGTCTGATGCGGAACCTCCGCAACTACAAACTGAAATTGAGTCAAAAATCAACAATGGTAATAATGCATTATCCAGAAAAACACAGAAGTCGATTAGTGAAAAATCGGATGCATTTAAGACGCCTGaaattagaataaatattcaacaatCTCAGGACcgaattgaaaataaatgttggcCAAAAATAGCTGAGGCTCTAAGAACAGCTAATTGTGATTACTCCTTACCAAATAAAAACATCAATAATAACGAACTTCAGACATCGGCTACCAAATCTGATAGCATTGAAAGTGCAACTAAACCgatagcaaaaataaacttgcgCCCATTGTTGAACAAAGAATTGGAAGACTGGATTTGGCAAGATAACCGGCAATTTTTGCAGGATCGTAATATCTTCGAACACACTTATTTTAA TTTTATGTGGCAAATTTGTGGACATATACCACAGACACTGATCTCGAAAACGGATGTCACCTGCATGGCTACAAAGTTGtctgtttcattttttattgaaacttTTATACACGCTAAGGAAAAG cCAACCATGGTGCCCTGGGTCGAGTTGCTAACCAAACAGTTTAATGCCAGTGAAGAAGCTTGCGAATGGTTCTTATCACATATGTCTGTAGAGCCATATTGGCCAGTGCATGTATTAATTCAGTGTCCTAATCAAATGGTACGCCAAATGTTCCAGCGTTTAGTTGTACACGTTATACAGCGATTGCG TGCTTCGCACGTTGATCAGTACCTTGGCGTGGAAACTGACGAAGATAACAAGGAACTAATCGGAAATGCTTCCTGCGTGACACGTTATATTAGCTCTTTAATATCGCTTCTGGAACATGGAGCTCGGTCACATCTCCGTCATTTATCTGAATATTTTAGTCTTCTTTGCGAATTTTCGCGCATGGGCGATGAAGAGGCAATGTTTCTGTTGCGCATTGGTGTTCTTAAGAGCCTTGTCGATTTTTATTTAGGACACAAGTCTTCAGATAGT ATTGATATCAGCTCGGACAATGAAGACAACTCTTCAGATGAAGCGCTTTCTGTGGACAAAATAAGGCCCGCCTCTTTGGACAAAATGATTGCTCTGTGCGCTAGTCTTGTCGAACGCTCGCGCGGTGCTGATTTTCGCTTACGGTTATCGCCCAAAGACTTCAATGCTATTGCTGGTGGAAAG ggCTTTCCATTTTTGtatcaacaaataaaagacGGCATAAATTCACATCAGACAAAGCATTTAATCCATGCGCTGTGCCGTTGGGATGAGCGTCTGGCTACTCAGATCATCAGTATGCTCTTCGGATCGGTCACTAGGCACACTGAGCTCTGTGCCCCtttctttaaattattaacactTCTTATTGAAACTCAGAGCGGCCCTGTAGGCTTGCCTTGTTTTACGCAGCTCGTTCTACCACGAATGTGGGATGCGGCTGAATATTGCCCACAATCTGTTCTTGACTGGTTATCCGTGCAGGCAACAAAGAATAAAATAGCACATACCTGGATTCTTCAGTCGGCCGACCAATGGTTGGAACAATTTATGATCGCGCATGACAACACACGCGTCCGGAATG CCGCTGCTTCGCTACTGGTAGCTTTAGTGCCTTCACAAGCGTTTCGTGCGAATTTTCGCGCTCATTCCCAACATAAATTGCTAACAGTTCAACCTCACACTTATCG cgAAATTAACAGTGAAGCCCAGATTGTGTTGCACCAGGTGATCACATTGTTGCTGCGTTTGCTTCGACCAGCACGCGCGTACGCAGACATTGGAACGCATGGTACCACCAAACTCacagcttattttaatttactcagCTACTGTATGGTTTCTAAGACagaaaaacaaatg ATAGGGTCCTTTATGCGATCGCTTTGGGAACTGTTTCATCCGCGATTATCAGAGCCAAGCGTGCCAGCTCATCATAATAAGCACGCATTGCTTACATTTTGGTATCACTCGCTAGTCGACTGCCCGGAAAACGCGACCCTCGTAGCTAATTGTCCTGAGATAACCAGAAATATTGCCTTTAACTATATACT TGCGGATCATGATGACGCGGAGATTGTAACCTACAACCGATCCATGCTACCTGCCTATTATGGACTGTTGCGCTTATGCTGCGAACAAAGTCGGCCACTCACCCGTCAATTGGCACAACATCAAAACCTCCAGTGGGCCTTCAAAAATATTACTCCTCATCCCACCCAATATTCGGCTGCTGTCGATGAACTGTTTAAGCTGATGACACTATTTGCAACACGACATCCCGATGCCAGTGAACAGGAAAAACAAGATGTCATTGCTTTTAGACGCTCTGTTATTGTTTCCTATACAAGTAGCCTGGATGCTCGGGTATCGTGGGCAACACTTATCAGCGCGCTTAAAATTCTCG TGGACAACGACGATGATCGCATGCTGGTTGTATTTAACGGAGGCATCGAGATGAGCTTCGAAGCATTACATACTCTACATTCCATGCATCACGAGGCCACGGCCTGCCATGTGGCTGGAGATCTTTTGGATCTACTTGGAGAAATGGTTCTGTTACTGGCCACACTACGAACACGAACCGATAATCCcgtgcaaaaaaaacaacaacaccatctagaacaacaattgcaaattcagcaacaacaattgttacaTAAGCAACAAGATACGCAGAGCACACAGACTCCTCAAACGCCCCTTCAGAAGGAAAAGCAACTACAGCAccaaatgcaacaacatttacaattacaacaaatgcaactgcaacaacaacattttttgcggcaacagcatcagcactCTGCACTGTCAAAAGTACTACCAGATGCCATAAAGCGCTTAGCAACTCTACTTAATACGTATAATTCGCCAGAGATAATTCGTATGGCATTGGAGGTGCTTAAGGAGCTGGTGCGAAACACTAGTCTGGAGGCCATTAGCATTCTTGCACCCATACTAATAAATTGTCATTTATCAGTGGCAAATGCCCCTAATGCAATAGGACCCCTGGGTCCTTACTTCCCTCGTCGAAGCGCTAAGCAAACGGCGTGGGTAATGGGCGCAAAAAACTCACCGCGTCCCCCTAGACCTATAGTACAAATGTGCATTGCTCTATCAGACCTAACACCACGTGGAATCGATGCCGAATATGACGCACAGGTTGATGCTTTCTATAGGCCATATCATGACTTTATCGATGTAATGCTTCGCATGTGCATAAACACTGGCACCCTCAGCGACACCCTCGTTAAACTACACTGCCTAGTGGCTATTGAATCCACACCGCTGCATTTCAACTATTTCCCTAAGTTTTGGGTAGGCATAAATAACAACACGCTAACACACAA